One Burkholderia cepacia genomic window carries:
- a CDS encoding DUF2182 domain-containing protein yields MIGIDPLFRHERVVTLLGMAALVGVCWFYLWTGAGTGMSALDMTAATLFPHRLPHGIGSMDPSLPTVIAMWWVMMIAMMTPSAAPLVMLYRRVLRHYGAADGASSASSLALLAGYLTIWLAFSIAAASLQKVLQPTGLISAMMLWSKSALLSAIVLAAAGIYQLSPFKRACLTQCRSPVQFLTTHWRPGVAGSFLLGLHHGLYCVGCCGLLMALLFVGGVMNVVWIAALSVFVFAEKILPGGERIGRALGIVLIAWAGATLLA; encoded by the coding sequence ATGATCGGCATCGACCCGCTCTTCAGGCACGAGCGCGTCGTCACGCTGCTCGGCATGGCCGCGCTCGTCGGCGTGTGCTGGTTCTACCTGTGGACCGGCGCGGGCACCGGCATGTCGGCGCTCGACATGACGGCCGCTACGCTCTTCCCGCATCGGCTGCCGCACGGCATCGGCAGCATGGATCCGTCGCTGCCGACCGTGATCGCGATGTGGTGGGTGATGATGATCGCGATGATGACGCCCAGCGCGGCGCCGCTCGTGATGCTGTACCGGCGCGTCTTGCGACATTACGGCGCGGCCGACGGGGCGTCGTCCGCGTCGTCGCTGGCGCTGCTGGCCGGCTACCTGACTATCTGGCTGGCGTTTTCGATCGCCGCGGCATCGCTGCAGAAAGTGCTGCAGCCAACCGGCCTCATTTCGGCAATGATGCTGTGGTCGAAGAGCGCGCTCCTTTCCGCAATCGTGCTGGCCGCGGCCGGGATTTATCAGCTTTCGCCGTTCAAGCGCGCTTGCCTCACGCAATGCCGCTCGCCGGTGCAGTTCCTCACCACGCATTGGCGGCCCGGCGTCGCCGGCAGTTTCCTGCTCGGATTGCACCACGGCCTTTACTGCGTCGGTTGCTGCGGGTTGCTGATGGCGCTGCTGTTCGTCGGCGGCGTGATGAACGTCGTGTGGATCGCCGCGCTGTCGGTGTTCGTGTTCGCGGAAAAAATCCTGCCCGGCGGCGAGCGCATCGGCCGCGCGCTGGGCATCGTATTGATCGCGTGGGCCGGCGCGACGCTGCTGGCGTGA